In a genomic window of Saccharomyces paradoxus chromosome X, complete sequence:
- a CDS encoding uncharacterized protein (similar to YOL159C): MVPLFGLFYIFSQLCSLCSAYVDVTSGYQVFLGLPNNMTNNQICWLFQTSYFDINSDKSGRTLRTGRFEPGDQQSLVYRDTLVELEAITDFYEYSNLDLSTYNGPEPYNSETDYCRDIMDLVMRVYDEEGNYVHPAANGSRNACAHPTPPTLNNLLINHYFDGRNYKESSI; the protein is encoded by the coding sequence atggttCCCTTATTCGGTTtattttacattttttctcaattgTGCTCCTTATGCTCCGCATATGTTGATGTCACTAGTGGTTACCAAGTATTTTTGGGCTTGCCAAACAATATGACAAACAATCAAATCTGCTGGTTATTCCAAACATCATACTTCGATATCAATTCCGATAAAAGTGGTAGAACACTTAGAACAGGACGGTTTGAACCTGGCGATCAACAATCTTTGGTTTATAGGGATACTTTAGTTGAGTTGGAGGCTATTACAGATTTTTATGAGTACAGTAACCTAGATCTATCGACTTATAACGGACCTGAGCCATATAATTCTGAGACTGATTATTGTAGAGATATAATGGATTTGGTAATGCGTGTatatgatgaagaaggaaattatGTCCATCCAGCTGCTAATGGCTCAAGAAATGCTTGCGCTCATCCAACTCCTCCTACGTTAAACAATCTATTGataaatcattattttgacGGAAGAAATTATAAAGAATCTTCCATATAA
- a CDS encoding Enb1 (Endosomal ferric enterobactin transporter~similar to YOL158C) yields MVETDLSRNDNLDDKSTVCYSEKADTDVDKSTASGLRRIDAVNRVLSDYGSFTAFGVTFSSLKTALLVALFLQGYCTGLGGQISQSIQTYAANSFGKHSQVGSINTVKSIVASVVAVPYARMSDRFGRIECWIFALVLYTVGEIISAATPTFGGLFAGIIIQQFGYSGFRLLATALTGDLSGLRDRTFAMNIFLIPVIINTWVSGNIVSSVAGHTAPYKWRWGYGIFCIIVPFSTLILVLPYAYAQYISWRNGKLPPLRLREKGRTLRQTLWKFAEDVNLIGVILFTAFLVLVLLPLTIAGGATSKWKEGHIIAMIVVGGCLGFIFLIWELRFAKNPFIPRVYLGDPTIYVALLMEFVWRLALQIELEYLVTVLMVAFGESTLSAQRIAQLYNFLQSCTNIVVGIILHFYPHPKVFVVTGSLLGVLGMGLLYKYRVVYDGISGLIGAEIVVGIAGGMIRFPMWTLVHASTTHNEMATVTGLLMSVYQIGDAVGASIAGAIWTQRLAKELIQRLGSNLGMSIYKSPLNYLKKYPLGSEVRIQMVESYSKIQRLLIIVSISFAAFNAVLCFFLRGFTVNKKQSFTTEEREKEKLKIKQQSWLRRVIGY; encoded by the coding sequence ATGGTGGAAACAGATCTGTCTAGAAATGACAATTTGGACGATAAAAGCACTGTCTGCTACAGCGAAAAGGCAGATACCGATGTTGATAAGTCTACTGCGTCCGGCTTGCGTCGTATAGATGCCGTCAACAGGGTCCTGTCTGACTATGGCTCTTTCACAGCTTTTGGAGTCACATTTAGTTCGCTCAAGACCGCTTTACTAGTAGCGCTGTTTTTGCAGGGCTATTGTACTGGACTTGGTGGGCAGATTTCGCAATCGATACAAACCTACGCTGCTAATAGCTTTGGGAAGCATTCTCAGGTTGGGTCAATTAATACCGTCAAATCAATAGTGGCTTCTGTTGTCGCTGTGCCATATGCACGTATGTCGGATCGATTTGGGCGTATAGAATGCTGGATCTTTGCGCTGGTGCTTTATACTGTGGGAGAAATTATTTCTGCCGCCACACCAACATTTGGCGGACTTTTTGCTGGTATTATTATACAACAGTTCGGTTATTCTGGCTTTCGTCTTCTTGCTACAGCCCTGACGGGAGATTTATCTGGATTGAGAGATCGTACGTTTGCAATGAACATATTCTTGATTCCCGTGATTATAAATACGTGGGTAAGCGGAAATATTGTTAGCTCAGTGGCTGGTCATACTGCACCATACAAATGGCGTTGGGGCTATGGGATTTTCTGCATTATTGTTCCCTTCTCCACCTTAATCTTGGTCCTTCCTTATGCATATGCTCAGTACATTTCCTGGCGCAACGGTAAGTTGCCACCATTAAGattgagagaaaaaggaaggacTCTACGTCAAACGCTCTGGAAATTTGCGGAAGACGTAAATTTGATTGGAGTTATTCTCTTCACTGCTTTCTTAGTTCTAGTTTTATTGCCTCTTACGATAGCAGGTGGTGCCACATCCAAATGGAAAGAAGGTCATATTATTGCAATGATTGTGGTCGGTGGCTGCTTGggctttatttttctgaTTTGGGAATTAAGATTTGCCAAGAATCCATTTATTCCACGAGTATATCTGGGTGATCCAACTATCTATGTTGCACTGCTAATGGAATTCGTATGGCGTCTAGCTCTACAAATCGAGTTGGAGTATTTGGTCACTGTGTTAATGGTAGCATTCGGAGAATCGACTCTAAGTGCACAGCGGATAGCTCAGCTTTACAATTTTCTGCAGTCTTGCACTAATATTGTTGTTGGCATTATACTGCATTTCTATCCTCATCCCAAAGTATTTGTGGTTACTGGATCACTTCTGGGTGTTCTCGGAATGGGTCTTTTGTACAAATACCGGGTGGTGTACGACGGAATTTCGGGTCTTATTGGCGCTGAGATTGTGGTTGGTATAGCCGGTGGTATGATACGTTTTCCTATGTGGACGCTAGTGCATGCTTCAACCACCCACAATGAGATGGCAACTGTTACTGGATTACTTATGTCTGTTTATCAAATTGGAGATGCGGTGGGTGCTTCTATTGCTGGTGCAATATGGACTCAGCGTCTGGCCAAGGAGCTGATACAGCGACTGGGCTCAAACTTAGGTATGTCAATTTACAAATCACCACTCAACtatctaaaaaaatatcctCTTGGATCTGAAGTTCGTATCCAGATGGTGGAATCCTATTCAAAGATTCAACGCTTATTGATAATTGTGTCAATTTCGTTTGCAGCTTTCAATGCTGTTCtctgttttttcttgcGTGGGTTTACCGTAAACAAGAAGCAAAGCTTTACCACGGAAGAACGagagaaagagaagctCAAAATCAAACAGCAATCATGGCTCCGTCGTGTAATTGGATATTGA